A region of the Ischnura elegans chromosome 11, ioIscEleg1.1, whole genome shotgun sequence genome:
cgagtattgcattgaaatagctgagctgtgcatcaaTAATAgttggtattatattctgctcatggtacataaagtgctgatacatggaacagcaatttccaaagaatcctttcttacaattgaagttttaacggaggaagcattggagatcAGGAACATaggcatgaggaaattccgagagcattgtacaacaaaaaacccaagaatgttaaattatgaagatatctttcgaagactcctttaaatatctgaatcatacattttaattacatcaggagttacaaaaaacgatGTCAGCCTATCAGGTAAGgtaaaaatttgctaattttaagtgattcgcagagcgacaatgagtccgatggggtgacatcggacgacgattcttttaaaatttgttctttgtgatacaagaaagcgattttattgcaattcgaacattattttcctcaatgttcttaatatcagtcatttatttcatctaatgtgacttatcaaatacatggaagccaaaaatgagtgagtgtgcgtatttttttccgattttggtatctcaccaactatgctgatggtcgcgggttcgaatctcaccaatttcatgtataaattctataatgggttttaacaacaatttatgcatcttttaccttaaaattatactattttaagctctccacgaacaccaagttatcgccaatcgcaatgacatctatatcgagattttctaaaaattgtttaaataataacagctcaaaaaagctaaaatgaagagacatcgtaaaaataatgccaaaatcagattcagacgatcaaaatcagtaagagacacccacttttgttgctgttttagctaaaattacgacgttgttaattttggccagctttttcgatttgggaccactgtgcagcgTGGCGATGGCCGAAGCGATTCatttatacttaaatttttacATGATACTGTTTCCATTGGCGAGGAATATCTTTGACAATTTTAGAATAATTAtgcgtctttattgggcgagattggaacTAGAAAGTCCCGTATTCCAACTAACCTCTCGTTATGCTTAAAATATTACCAGAGTAGGTAATGCATTGTCAATTTACTCTTGAAATGAAATGAAGTCGAATAAGTTTCTTAGAACAAAATATCTAACGCGATTGGACAGTTTCAGATATTTTGTGATTAAGCTGACTTTTTCTATGGTTTGTTTACTATTGAAATTACACCAAAATATTCGCCTCCATTTGCTACTATAAAAACATAAACACAAAGGCGCTCTAGGTGACTGCGTACTATCCAAATTTCAATCGCAGAGGATAACCTTGGAACTCAAAGTCAGTGTAATGGTGAGGATAGGAAGAGGTACCGaattaaatacttataaattgaTTTTGTTAAAATCCTAATACCTCCCTTTAAAATCTTTAAACTCACATTAAACCAATTGTAACTAAAAGAGTCGAGACATGGACAGTATAAAGTCAGAATGAAGAAACTAtcggaaaagttgaaaaaaatatcataaggaGATTCTTCGACCCAATTAAAGAATGAGAAAGTGGATAATTAGAATGAACGTTCAGATAAATGAAACAATAGAACGGAAGAATATTTGTTAGATTTGCCAAGTCACTTCGGCTGTCGTGGTTGGGCCATGTAGAAAGGGTGGAAAAGGATTGAATGCCCaagttaatttttaatagaaagaTGGAAGGGGTTAGAACAGCGGTACCCAGTCGGTGGTACGCGTCCCCCTTGAGGTACTAGACGAACCAATCGGGGGCACGCCGAAAATTATCGGCAATGGCGGATGCTACGTTCCCTAGTAGTAGCCTGGCAACATTGGCACGCCTTaagtcttaaccaggaaatatgtatttatgttatatggggtatttaaaacaaagtttctatttatacaattatttataactaaaagtgtcacctacccgtagtgaaattatgcaataaaatgtgcacgttatatTTTTGGGGGTACACTATTAGTCATATACATATAGAGGAGTGGGGAAGGAAATGAAAGTTGGGAATCTCTGGGTTAGAAGAATAGATAGACCACGGAAGGACATGGAAGATTATTTGAATGCCATGGGAGTATCAAGATGGAGAAAGCAATAAGAGGAACTGAATGGAGGTTGTAATGGAGGAAGCCAAGGCCCACACCGGGATTTAGAGCTGCTGATGATaatgaatacttattttttcGTTTGTGTAAAATCCAAAGGAAGAACATTTTCCAATCAAAATAGACAACATGAAAATAAACGCTTTCGTCGTATTAAACCAATCATACCCATCACCTGATTATTCTTGTGGACCATACTTACTTTGAGGTTAGAGGAACGCCCGCTTCCGTTTTAGATGCCGCCTACCACGTCTAGCAGTAGAACTCGATTGTTATCCATCATCGAGGAgtcaaaaattaatgtaaattcatttttttttattttattcaaagttttcatataataaataatgggttacatttttttcaatcgacTAGTCGAATAAGTTGCACTGAAGAAAAAGTGTACGTCAGACATTTCAACTAAAGAAAAGACTCTGTGGCCGGCATCGAATATTTGCCTTCAACTAATCTGTATGTAATCTCAGATTCTCGCAGCAACGGATTCGCTATGTTAATTAATTTCTCTCTCTGGAATAATGCTCCGAAGTTATAGATTATCCATACCCTTCCTTCGATGGAATCGAACTCTCAGTGGTAATCGGTGATGACTTTCTCTACATTTCTTCTGAATTAGTTAAGACGTAGaatgtaatgaatattttactatccggattaaaaaaacaatatataattaattcCAGCTAAACACCATGAATATCAAAACAAGGACATGAATAGTTATAGCTGTAAAAATGCAGGTGTATCTACAATTGTGTTCCAACAAAATAATATCCATCACAGACATGAATTCCTTTTATATATCGACCTCGACTCGCCACATCATATTTTGATAGGGTTTTACCCGTCGTAGTTATTGCATAGTTCGATTTCTAAAGTTTTTACATGTCTGCAAACATAGGATTTTGTGAGTACATGgggtaaattctttttttatccaaaaataataCATGGCGCCTCGCCATGAATACACTCTATTGGTTCATTGTAATCAAAGaagagtaaatattattatttcattatttttatgcagtATGCGCTTTCTCTGGTATTTTTATGCAGCATATTGGtgtaaaatatgttggtattAAAAGCCAGAGTGCCTATTTCACATGGTATTGACGATATGTCTTTTATGTAATCCCAGTCTGATACAGTATTGAAGATAATACCGCTCGAAAGCGTCATGTTGTCGAATGCTGGCCTGAAGTTCATATTGCTGTCCTGGCTGCCCTTTTCGCTCTACACCTTCTAACCCTAAAGGATTTACCACCTTAATAATCATCTCCGCCTTAAGGAGGTGGTCTCGCGTAACACGGGTCACCCCGTGACCTTAACGCCCTAAAATGTTTTAGAGCCCACCGGCTTCCCTCGGGTAAAACCTTGTGATCTGTCCTGTCCTCGAAATGTACACGATGCAATCATAGCAAGGAACTCTGGGTTCCTCGCATGGCCTCTGTGCTGTCGGTCGCTGCGTCTGCGGTCGCTGTGTCTGTGGCCTCTGCGTCTGGGGCCTCTGGGGTCCCCCGGAGGACCCATCCGGCCTGTTCTCTGGTCGCTCCTCCCCGAAACGGTCTCCCAGATCTTCGCCGGCTGCCGTCTCTGTCGTCGTGGTCGAAGGCTTTGGCCTCTCTTCTCCTTGGGGTCTTCTGGTCGTGGTGGGTCGGTGCTGACTTCCAGCACTGCCCGGTGGGGCGGGCGTGGTAGTACTTGTGAACTGAGGCAGGAGTCCAGGATAGGTGACAGGGTCTGGTACGTATGGCGATCTATCACCCGAAATCTCAGGTAGAACGGCGATGAGCACGAATATCAGGGCTAGTCCTGGGAAGATTAAGGTTTTTCCTTGGGCCTGAAAACGAGATAAACGTTAATAACaccttataaaaaataaacctttgaaaatattgtactgTGTGGTTTTAATGATATGGAATCTGAAAacagccatgaaaaaaatagaaatctttCTAGGCTCTGCCTTGTGGGACTCCTTCATAATCACTTTGCTGAGATAGAGTAACGCtgtattttcagaaatatttttacttattaattatttcttgaggTTTTTCAGGTGtaattttttcctatattttatcCAAGCGAGGTAAGCCCTAAGAGTAGACAGATAATGAGTAGTACCATTACGAATTTACTggaatttaactttaaaattcgaACTTATAAATcgtataattattatatttccctttttatttgtaaattgcgAGCGTAGTGTATTTTCATTAAGAATGACGGCGTAATATGTCGTGTTTTACCATTTATTCTAGAGATTTTGATTTCTTCTATACAAATAACCAGTCTCCAATGGACTTGCACTTTTTCTTACAATATCCTCTGTCATAGTCAGGTGACTTGCTTTTGTATTGTGACCTTCGTATTTCTTTCCATCGTACCTGCATACATTTCTCTCATCTTCGGATGGCGAGAGTGTCTAAAAATGTCATGATCAAGGCCTTGCCTCTGAATAAAAGATTACGTGAAGGCGAAAGTATCTGTTTGTGTACTTAAAGTTAATTCTTTTGTTACACCACGAGCATTAATTTTTCTCGGCGATGTTTGACTGGCATTTTTTTTTCGGATAATGAGGTGAATGATTATTTATGAAACAATCGCTTTCGCCCGCTATTCAGTTCTATCCTTTGTTCCTGtaagttttttatttccttaatactTATGCTCCACGTTTTTTTTATAAGCAACACTTAAGTCCTATAAAAAGGCAGTAAAAATGCTATAATAACCGCTATCGTtgttaaaaaatgagaatgtgAAGGCAACTGATTTGAAAGCCATATCAAATGGATTACTAATAACAGATTTTAGCAAACTTAATATCGTATTTTCGAGCGCCAGAGTCTAAGCAATGATGAAAGCATATATTTTGTTggctattgatattttttatacattcttaatTGGTATCTATCTTGGTTCTACCGCAACTATTCTCAGCATCGGTTAACTTGAATATATTGCTGTCTCTCTTAGTCATGTTGTTTCCAATATTACGTTCATCGTTGATTGGTTCCGTTGTTATCCTCTTAACTAATTTAGGATTGGAACATATTTCTTTAggtaaatattttaccttatattaattttcttcaaatacattATTTCTCCAAATTTCAGGGTCAAATGgttcttaataaaaataattgctagTGGAGGCGCTGTATTTTCTCCCGTCCTCTTAATTGCTGAGGGGATGCTTGCTTTTAAAAATTGATCAAGAAATGTCTATGTGGCTCTTTTTTTAAGAatgtaattgatttaaaaaaaaaagaactcacTTAGTACGACGGACTTGAACCAACAACAACCTCAGCAATGTCACTTTATCTCGCTTTAATGTTTTTGCTCGTACGAGTGTTAACTCATTTTACATAACTTGATtccaaattttatatatttaaaaaaatgttctataCTTTGTATCTCATTTTTCTACATAGCAGTTTGTATGAGGACTTATACAGTTACAGCAACTTAAATATCCCAATTATATTCACCTAATATTAAAGGAAAATCCACTTCGCCATGGTTCTGATAACTTGCATTAGCAGCCAACAATCAATTCTGCGTAAAATCTAGAATTTCTATCTATGGCTGCTAATGTTGCTCGTTCCGAAGTAACTGTTTTATTCACAGAGTCAGTTCTGCTAATATAATTTCAGTGCGCGACACTTATGTGTCGATGATTCTGATTGGCTATTAAAGGTTTCGAGCAATACCGACACTAACATTTCTCatatcagaaatacgtcacatgacCCAGCCTTACTTCAGATACTTACTTCAGCCTTACTTGTGATAATATCGACATCAGGAGCTTACATGATCGCTTCGACATCTATCTCTCGCAGCAGTCGTGATAACTAGTCCGTGAGAACAATCACACCTGTTGTCCTTATCACTTTTACATAATCGGTCATTAGGTAAAttgctatttaaaatatattttataataactgATACCTGGTGGGGTTATTCTCAATATGATAACGAGGAAAACCGTAAGTTGACGGATATATCTTGAGAAAATGTAACCATGGATTTTCATACCTCTCCTGGACGAATTATAGAAAGTACACGCTACACTTTCCTATCACAAGAATTAGAGCAAAGAACCAGAAAATGCCGTAGAAAAACAGCATCGTCTCATTGTCTCCCAATAAGGaaaaattagatgaaaatttaaaaaatcaggattaatCAAATTTTCTCCGTTTGTGTATGTTGACTTTAGAAGTGGAGGTGATATGTGCAGCCCATAATACAATGCAACATGGCTCGGTGTATCTCCACGTACAGCGAGCTCCACAGTTCCAAGAATAAAGCTTAACTTTGAACTCTATGACATTTGATGGAGACTAAACTATAGGAAAACAGCGCGGAATGACTGGAGGCAAACCTTCTAGGTAGTTCACAGAGTCActagcaggggcgccgacttataaaaaatattggggggggcccatatcggaggtcgcagcaccgaaacactatcatgattcacaccacctgattcagttaacctgcttaaccttataattatttgttttagcacattgttgaatttattttaaaagataactattgtcaaacatgggaaataaaaattaccaatatatttttgtgatttcacaaagcattatgtaatttaattattttcttgaaacattgagggggctcggccccccccaaacgaatctttgagggggctcgggccccctcaggccccatggagtcggcgccactggtcacTAGCAAGGGTATACAGAGTGAGAAATTTTAGCAGGGGAAAAATGATGTGCCTTCGCCTGGAATTCACCCGGCATCCCCCAAATTCGTGCTGAGTACTATTACCACTCGGGGTAGATGTTTTCTGTCAATTGATAATGCATGTTCTATTGGTTCCATGTAAATTAACTTTAAACGTTGATTAAACACCACTGatatgagatttttaaaaaaattgccaatattACATTCTCTGTAACTCGTCAATTACAAATCTTAAAAGAGAAGATGCGAGGACAAAAATTAATCTTGGAAAAATAAAGCTTGTAAAGGTGAAATAGTTTTGATTTTTGCTACCTACGAAGGCGAATTGCccacgatggacgaagcaagaaagaaatagtcagtagaatagcgcaggagaatagggctttctacaaaaagaagaatcttattACAGCCGAGAGCATAAACAtagaaggaaacaatttatcagattctacgtatggagcatgtttctctttgGATGCGAGACTTGGACGTTAACTGCAGCAGAGAGTGGAAGCATTttgaaatgtagtgctaccgaagaatgatgaacatAAAATGTATCGACcttgtaagtaatgaggaagtgctgagaagtatggtagaaaagagaagtccTCTAAATACctaaaggagaagacgggacaacttaattggccacctTATCAGACATGAAGGCCTGAGGAAAACAATggtagagggacaggtggaagggaataagggcaagggaaggccccgaatgagttccGTAGGACGATTTATAAAGCATGCAAAAGAATACATTCGTCGTTCTAAAAAGCGGATAAGTGAAAGGAAAttagagctgtgtcaaaccaatttaaggattgttgactgatgatgattgagaaaattatatgaagcgtttcagttgatatttttctAGTTTAACTTCGgttttttgtatattttgccAATTTCTTCTCGTTTTTTTCCTATTACTCACAAAAAAACGTACAATAGTCACATTAAAGGGGTGGCCTGATCCCCGCTCACCCTCCTGCGTTCCGGAGTTTTAATGGGATCTTCGTGAGGCGTTGCCGTACAATTGTGCAAAAATTTGCTACTTcacaattttttcctctattcGTCCATTCTCGACGTTCGTTGACTAAAGTCGCAATGTTTTGGCTATATTTTCTGCTGACAAGGATTCATCTTCGACCTCAAGACGTCCACAGAGCGGGAAGAGTATCGTATGAAAACAACTACTAAGCGGCAGCAACCCTCAATGCGAAGCGAAGCCAAAGATCAATTGTTGACAATTTAAATCAGTGTGAAGCTCATTACCATGATGAAGATACTGAGTTTTATCAGTTTGCGCATTAGAAAACGATTTTGTTAGATCGAACACAAACACACACTTCATAGATAAGGTCCCGTTCCATCCCATAGATGGTTGGTATTTGTTGCCACTGCGGCCtcattttaatcgcttttcaaaaatatcctcagCGTG
Encoded here:
- the LOC124168152 gene encoding translation initiation factor IF-2-like; translated protein: MAQGKTLIFPGLALIFVLIAVLPEISGDRSPYVPDPVTYPGLLPQFTSTTTPAPPGSAGSQHRPTTTRRPQGEERPKPSTTTTETAAGEDLGDRFGEERPENRPDGSSGGPQRPQTQRPQTQRPQTQRPTAQRPCEEPRVPCYDCIVYISRTGQITRFYPREAGGL